The genomic segment CGAGTACCTAGTGAAAAGTATAGCAAAGAACAAGAGGGCATGAAACACCGGAACGAAAGAATCGTTACGCGCTTGTGATAGACGCCACAAATTGCTAGACTATGAGGATGATCATCTTTCCTTTGGCGCATGGTGCGCTTGGCGCTTTTGACGAAGTGTTCGCGCTTTTGGCGGCGGGAGTGTTCATCTTGATGTTCGTTGCCCCCACCCTGAATGCCCTTCTTAAAGGAAATAAAGGGGAGGGGAAGGCGAAAACAACGAACGATCCGACGATGACGGCGCCCCCCAACGACGACGAAACAACCTATCGCCTCGATTAGCGGGTGGGTCTCTGCTATCCATTCCCAATGTGTGGGGCTTAAAACAAGTGCGGGGCGCCCCTACGGGGGGGAATGGCGCGGGGCTAAAGCCCACGCGCTAGGAATGATCACCCCGTTGGGGCTTAAAACGAATGCGAGGAGAGCCTCTTGCCTTTCAAGCCCCGTAGGGGTGGTCAATTTCAGCCTGCTGCTTTAGCGGCAGGCGCGGGCGGACGGACGGCACAATCAACACAATCGCATTTGTTTGCCTTTCCCTGCTCTCAGCCCCGCCCTTTCGGGTGGGGATTTCTTGCATTCGCATCGTCAAAAGACCCTCAATAGACGCTCATGATCCCCAAAAAAATGCGACAGTTTGCCTTTCTGCTGCTTTTTGCCCTTCTTTGCCTGCTCCCCACTGGGGAACGCAGCGACGCACACGGCTACCTGATCCGTCTTTACCCCGAACCCCGCGCTATTCTGGAACGCCCGCCATCCCGCCTGCACGCTTGGTTTAGCGAGGGGCTAGAGCCGCGTTTTTCTTCACTCGCCCTTGCCGATGAGCGCGGCAACCCGATTGACCTAGCCGAAAGCGGCGTTCTGCCTGCCGCCCCTAGCCAACTGAGCGCCCGCATCCCGCAGACGCTCCCCGATGGTACCTATGTGATTACGATGCGCGTGGCGTTTGCCAGCGATGGGCATGTCTTTACTGAACGGATTGTCTTTTGGGTGGGCAAGGGGAACGATTTCAGCCTCGAAAGTGAAAGCCGCCGCGCCGACCCCCTGGAGATTCTCTGGCGGGCGGTGAGCCTTCCGGCATTCGATGTGCTGTTTGGCGCATCGCTGCTTTATACTCTGGTGCTGCTGCCCGCGTGGGGCAATCCGCGCCACAAAGCGGGCGGGCTGCCGCCGCGCCTCATGCGCCGCCTGACGTATATCGCATGGGCGGCGGTCATCGTGGCGGCGGCGGGGACGGCGCTTGCCATCGTCCAGCAAACGTCCGCCCTCTTGGGCGTTGATCTCGGCACAGTCCTGCGTGAAGGGCTGATCAGCGTGGTCATGAGCGGGACGCAGATTGGCGACACGCTTCGGGCGCGGCTGATCTTCATCGCTATGGCGGCGGGCTTGCTTGGCGCGGCGGGTTATGTGGCAAACCGCGTCCCGCTGCTGGTCGCCCCCTTGTGGACGACGATCAGCCTTGCCGCTGCCTTCGCCCTTGGCACGCTCAGCCTGAGCAGCCACGCCGCCGGAGTCGATTTGTGGCTGCTTCCGTCTATCATCGCCCATTGGCTGCATCTTTTGGCAACAGCGGCATGGGTTGGCGGGCTGCTGACTCTTGCGGCGGCGATTCCCCCCGCCCTTGCCCCCCTTCCCCCTGCCGAACGGCACAGCGCCATCCGCGCCGTGCTTCGCCGCTTCAGCCGCTTTGCGGTGGGAGGGGTGGCGCTTTTGGTGGCGACAGGCATCTACAACAGCGGGCTGTGGCTGCGCCGTCCAGAGGACGCCTGGACAACACCTTACGGGCTAACCCTTCTGGCAAAGATCGCGCTGATTGCCCCGCCGCTCCTCTTGGCGTTTTACCATCACCTCGGCAGCGCGGAAGACGCCCTGACGCAGCGCTTTGGCGCGTGGGCGGGGCGTGCTGCGCAACGGCTGACAACCTTCGGACGGACGATCCGCCTTGAGGCGATCCTTGCCGTCGTCGTCGTGGTCGGGGCGGGCGTCCTCGCCGCGACGCCGCCCCCTATCCCCACAGAAACGGCGGGTGGAACACTCCCCACCCAAAGCACAATGGTCGATGGGGTGCTGATTACCCTCCGCCTTGATCCCGGCGCAGCGGGGGCAAACGCCTATGAGGTGCGGCTGGAGTCGCCCGCTTCGTCTGCCGCGTCCGATTCAACGGCGCTAGGCAAGGCGTCTGTTTGGGTGCGTTTCGTCTACCCCGCCCTTGATCTGCGCACCGCACCGATTCGCTTTGACAGCAGCGGGGAAGGTACCTACCTTTTTGCTGGCGCGGAACTGAATCGGGCGGGGATGTGGCAGACCGTGATTGATTTGGAACGAGACGGGCGCTTCACTCGCGCCGCCTTTATCTGGGAGATTCCGGCAGTCCCCGCCAGCCTTTATGTGCGAACGGCAAGCCTCTACAACCTGTTCGGAGCAGCGCTGCTGATCGCCGTGATTGGCTGGCTGAGCCTTCCTCCACTCGTCCGGCGGGTGTGGCGGCTTGATCTGCACCCCGGCGCCGCGTTGATCGGAGTCAGCCTCGCCCTTGTAACGGGGATCATCCTCGTTGTGGGTGTCATTCTGATCACGCGCTCCACTGAACAGATCGATCAGCTTCGTTACCCGCCGCCGGAGGTCGTCAACCCCATTGTGCCAGATGGCGCGTCGCTTCAACGTGGAGCGGCGGTGTGGGCGGTACACTGTGCGGCGTGCCATACCGCAGAGCAGCAAGCGCCCTTTTCGCGCACGCTCAGCAGCCGCCGCGATGCCGCGCTGCGGCGGGCGATCTTGGGCGGGGTGGGGGCGATGCCTGCCGTGCCACTGAGTGAGGATGAGGTATGGGCGGTGATCAGCTACCTGCGTAGCCCGCCCTTTTTCGGCTTGTCCAGTAACTAAGTACCGCCACAATGAACAGGCGGCATAGCGCATGATCCCGCTGCTTTAGCGGCGGGCGCTCACGGGCGGCGCGGGGCGCAATGCCTTGCGCCCCTACGGGAATTACACTGTCAACAGACCCTAGTTGCATATCACGGGTAGGATAGCGGGACAAGCGAAGGATCATTCAACCGTGACCGACAGACCATCACTCCACCACGCCACCTACCCCCTTGCCGCGTCGGGGGCGGTCACCCATTGGCTTGCCTGCGGCACGCTGACGACGCCCATCAACGAGGCGCTGGCGAAGGTATTCCCCCCTAACGCCCCTACTTATGGACAAAAGGGGCGCTGGCGGATGAATTTTTGGGCGTGGCACAGGGACGTTGCCCGCCTGAAAAAACAAATCTACCGCCACCTACCACCTTTCCAGTGGCAGCCGATGGCGCGTCCCGTCCTTGATGCCGAGGGAATCGGCGGCTTGCCCTGGCGGTACGCCGCAGCCGAGGCAGACGAGGTGATCGATTTCAGCCTGTTCAATTTCACGCCGGCGCGGATGCAAGGCTGGCTCTTTGCCCTGCTTCACGCCGAACGGCGGATGACCCTCCGCGCCCACCTTCTGACCATTGGACCCGCCCGCCTCTGGGTGAATGGGCGCTTGCGGCATATCGACCCCGGCTTTAGCTATGTCGCGGTGCAGCGCTGCACGCTCCTGCTCCACCTGAAGGAAGGGCTGAACGAGGTCTACCTGCAAGGCGAGATGCTCGGCTGGCGCGAGGCGCGGCTGGCGTTGGGGCTGCACCTCAACCCCGCCGAGGCGCTGTCGGCGGTGCGCGTCGAACTCCCGCTAGGGACGGTGGATGCGGCGGCATGGGCGCGGGCAGAGGAATACATGAACGCGCTCATCGTGGATCGTTTCTTCCTTGCCAATGGGGAAGGGGTACTGCGCACAACGCCCGAATGGGCGGGCGATCCCATCACCGTAACAGCAGAGATCGCCCTCCCCACGCCAAAACAACCCTGGGCGATGACGAATCAGACGAACCTTCCAGTAGGGCGGGCGGCGCTCACAGTGAATCGGGACGCTCCGGCTGATCTCCCCCTGACCGAGGCGGTAAAGGCAGCAATGGCGGCGACACCGGGCGAAAACACCCTCACGCTCACCCTCCGTCCCGCCGATGGAACGCCCCTCGCTATTCACCGTGAGGTTTGGGGGAGCGCCAACCCTTACCGTCACGCCCCTTACGGGACGTATGAGGGGCGACGGCGGGAGGCGCTTGAACACCTTGCCGCCATGCCCTATGACCTTCAAACGGCGATGGCGGCGGTGCATCTGGGACGGATGGCACACATCCCCTCGGAGGCGGTGGCGACAGCCTGCCACTTCATGAACAACCGTCAGGACTGCGCCGATTTCTACGCTATTGGCATGTTGGCGGCGCTGTACTGGTATCCAGAGGCGCTTTTGCCGAAAGATCGGGCGCATATCGAGCAGACTTTCCGGGCGTTCAAATTCTGGCTGGATGAACCGGGCGTCGATGGCATGTGCTACTTCACCGAGAATCACCAAGTGTTGTTTCACGTCACGGAATACCTTGCCGGGGCGCTGTGGCGGGATTGGACGTTCACTAACAGCGGGCGCAGCGGCGCCGATCATGTTCGCCTTGCTGCCCCGCGCATCCGCAATTGGATTGGGCGGCGGCTGCAAGGGGGCTATTCAGAGTGGGACTCGAACGCCTACCTCACCCTGGATGTGTTCGCTATGCTCGCCCTTGTGGAGTTTGCCCCTAGCCGCACCATCCGTCAGATGGCGGCGGCGCTGCTGGACAAAACCTTTTTCATGATCGCCTGTCAATCCTTCCGGGGAACGTTGGGCAGCACGCACGGGCGCTGCTATGTCAGCGGGCTGAAATCGGGGCGGGTGGAGAACACCTCCCCCTTAGGGCGCATCGCCTGGGGGATGGGCATTCTGAACGGGGAGACGCGGGCGACAGGTCTTTTGGCGCTGGCACGGACATATCGCCTTCCTACGGTCATTCAGCAGATTGGGGCGCATCTGCCGCCCGTCTTGGAAACCCGCGCCCGCCACCGCGCCGCCTTCCGCCCCAAATATGACTGCCAACGGGGAGTCTGGGATGTGACGACGCTCACCCGCCGCACCCCCGATGGGATGCTCTCGGCGGCGCTCAACCACCGCCCCTATGAATTCGGGATTCAGGAACACCTCTGGCAGGCGACGCTCAGCCCAGAGGCGGCAATCTTCACCACCTATCCGGGCAACGCCCAAGAACACGGTCACGCCCGCCCCAACTTTTGGGCGGGGTCGCTCACCTTGCCCCGCGTGGGGATGCACGGGCGGACGGTTCTCGCTCATTATCAGGGGATGCCCCATGCGGGGTTGGGGTATACCCACGCCTATTTCCCCACCGCAGCCTTTGACGAGTGGTATCTTGCTGATGGGTGGGCGTTTGCCCGCGTTGGGGAGGGTTACGCCGCACTATGGGGGAGCGGCGATCTTCACATGACGGCGCAGGGACGCCATGCCTATCAGGAAGTGCGCCTTGCCCCCGCACCCGTCGCGATGGGCAACTCGTGGCTTGACTCCTGGCTTTGCCATATCGGGAGCAAGGCAGAAGATGGATCGTTTGAGACGTTCATGCGCGGGGTGCGGGCAGCCACCCCAGAGCAGCGGAATCAGACTCTTCGTTGGACGACGCCCGAAGGAGAGCGGCTTGACTTTGGGGCAGCGCTGAGCGAGCCGCTGACCGTGAATGGGGCGGCGGTGGATTGGACGACCTTCCCCCATTATGGGAATCGCTATACCGAGACACCCTTAGGGGCGGCGGCGATGACGATTACCCATGAGGGGGAGTCGCTCAGCGTGGCGTTGCGGCGGGGAGGCAAATGAAT from the Anaerolineales bacterium genome contains:
- a CDS encoding CopD family protein, with translation MIPKKMRQFAFLLLFALLCLLPTGERSDAHGYLIRLYPEPRAILERPPSRLHAWFSEGLEPRFSSLALADERGNPIDLAESGVLPAAPSQLSARIPQTLPDGTYVITMRVAFASDGHVFTERIVFWVGKGNDFSLESESRRADPLEILWRAVSLPAFDVLFGASLLYTLVLLPAWGNPRHKAGGLPPRLMRRLTYIAWAAVIVAAAGTALAIVQQTSALLGVDLGTVLREGLISVVMSGTQIGDTLRARLIFIAMAAGLLGAAGYVANRVPLLVAPLWTTISLAAAFALGTLSLSSHAAGVDLWLLPSIIAHWLHLLATAAWVGGLLTLAAAIPPALAPLPPAERHSAIRAVLRRFSRFAVGGVALLVATGIYNSGLWLRRPEDAWTTPYGLTLLAKIALIAPPLLLAFYHHLGSAEDALTQRFGAWAGRAAQRLTTFGRTIRLEAILAVVVVVGAGVLAATPPPIPTETAGGTLPTQSTMVDGVLITLRLDPGAAGANAYEVRLESPASSAASDSTALGKASVWVRFVYPALDLRTAPIRFDSSGEGTYLFAGAELNRAGMWQTVIDLERDGRFTRAAFIWEIPAVPASLYVRTASLYNLFGAALLIAVIGWLSLPPLVRRVWRLDLHPGAALIGVSLALVTGIILVVGVILITRSTEQIDQLRYPPPEVVNPIVPDGASLQRGAAVWAVHCAACHTAEQQAPFSRTLSSRRDAALRRAILGGVGAMPAVPLSEDEVWAVISYLRSPPFFGLSSN